A stretch of Lactuca sativa cultivar Salinas chromosome 6, Lsat_Salinas_v11, whole genome shotgun sequence DNA encodes these proteins:
- the LOC111883118 gene encoding transcription initiation factor TFIID subunit 15-like, whose translation MSRPGDWNCRSCQHLNFQRRDSCQRCGETRYGGGGGVFGGRGSIISPSAFGFTGPDVRPGDWYCNVGNCGAHNFASRSSCFKCGAFKDDLACSGGGGGGGVFDGDMSRGRGFGFGGGSGGGGGGSSRSGWKSGDWICGRPGCNEHNFASRMECFRCNAPRESGNKSPY comes from the exons ATGAGCAGGCCAGGAGATTGGAACTGCAGGTCATGCCAGCACTTGAACTTCCAGAGGAGGGACTCTTGCCAAAGATGTGGGGAGACGAGGTATGGTGGTGGGGGTGGTGTGTTTGGTGGTAGAGGAAGTATCATCAGCCCTTCAGCATTTGGCTTCACAGGCCCAGATGTCCGACCGGGTGATTGGTACTGCAATGTTGGCAACTGCGGGGCTCACAACTTTGCTAGCCGCTCGAGCTGCTTCAAGTGTGGTGCGTTCAAGGATGACTTAGcttgtagtggtggtggtggtggtggtggcgtttTTGATGGTGATATGTCACGTGGCAGGGGTTTCGGGTTTGGTGGAGgaagtggtggtggaggtggtggcagCAGCCGTTCAGGGTGGAAGTCCGGTGACTGGATATGCGGCAG GCCTGGCTGCAATGAGCACAACTTTGCAAGCAGAATGGAATGTTTTAGGTGCAACGCACCTCGGGAATCGGGTAACAAGTCTCCTTATTAA